One window of the Sparus aurata chromosome 17, fSpaAur1.1, whole genome shotgun sequence genome contains the following:
- the LOC115567006 gene encoding hepcidin, with the protein MKTFSVAVAVAIVLTFICLQESSAVSSTEVQDLEEPMSSDGAVAAYKEMPEESWKMGYGNRHWKCRFCCRCCPRMRGCGLCCRF; encoded by the exons ATGAAGACATTCAGTGTTGCAGTTGCAGTGGCCATCGTGCTCACCTTTATTTGCCTTCAGGAGAGCTCTGCTGTCTCATCCACTGAG GTGCAAGACCTGGAGGAGCCAATGAGCAGTGATGGTGCAGTTGCTGCATATAAAGAGATGCCAGAGGAGTCCTGGAAG ATGGGGTATGGCAACAGGCACTGGAAGTGTCGCTTTTGCTGCCGTTGCTGTCCTCGCATGAGAGGATGTGGTCTCTGCTGCAGGTTCTGA